CAGAGTAATTAAATTTTATTGATGATGGAATTTGATATTCAGAAGTACTGGATAGAGGGTAAAGCTAAGAAGAACTGCTTCATGTTGTACGCGAGAGATATAGCGATTTCATTGGCTGAGTTTCAAACAAATAATAACTGGAGTTGGTTTACTGATATAGACCAAACATCCAGGTTTGAAATGTTTGATTAAAACAATTGTGTATTTTCAAGTTTTCATTTAAATATGTATATTTGTTTACAGTGATGCAAGAATTGAGGTTGCAAAGCTGGAATGGGTAGCTTGGTTAGAAGTGTTTGGAAACTTCGAGATGGAGAATCTAACTCCCAACAGTTTGTACGAGGTTGTGTTTGTGGTTAAGCTGGTTGATCCTGCGCAGGGATGGGAAGTTCCGGTTAACTTCAAACCGGTTTTACCGACAGGAGAAACCAAAGAGCGGCAAGAGAATATGACTATGTTAGGAAGAAACCGGTGGGTGGAGATTCTGGCCGGTGAGTTCAGGACATCGCCGGAATATATTTTCGGGAAGATTGAGTTTTCGATGTATGAGGTTAAAGGTGGGTTATGGAAGTCCGGTCTGGTTGTGAAAGGTGTTGCTAACCCAAGAATCAAAATATTAAATTTTGTAAGCTTAAACAATAAAATTGAATACGAAAGTTACTATGATCTATGTACATCATATAAATGACTAGGGCTGGTCCGCCCTACGGGCGGGATGATAATTTCAAAATAATGTAAATAGTTACAGTAAATATTTATTATAAATCGTTATATTTAAAAATATACATATTAGTTAAATTATGTACATGTTATTATATTTGAAGACTAAATATACCCTGCTGTCTTGATAAGTAGTTTTGATTTATTTATTTTTTCCATGGTGTCATCACATCATTTTTGGTAATTTTCTGTAGTTTGATGAATCTGAAGAATCTCGTGAGGAAAAAACTAACTTGTAATTATAGATTAAGTAAATATATATGAGTAAGATTTATTATTAGGTCGGTTAATTATTAGTCATATTAAGTAAATACTTGTAATTATAGATTAAGTAAATATATATGAGTAAAATTTATTATTAGATCGGTTACAAATAAATTGTAAAACAACAAAAAAAATAAAACAGAGGGACCCAGCTTTGAAGTTTTCTAATATTATTTATTTTAAGTTATTTTAATAACAAAATTTTAATGTGACTATCTAATATATATTCTAATAAAATTATAACATTTTAATATATATTTTCATAGCATTTTTGAAAATAAAATATCTAGCAAAGATATGTAAATATATTAATTATGTTCAATTTGTGGGTCTTTGCTTTGAAAAATAAGAGTAAATATATTTGTGTAAATATAGTAGCATTTTCTTGTTTAACGGTCTTAGCATTTTTGAAAATAAAATTTTATCAAAGATATGTAAATATAATAATTCTATCCAACTTGTGGATCTTTGTTTTAAAAATGAAATGAAATATATCTATGTAAATATTTGTAAAACAAAATATGCATTTATCTGACA
This sequence is a window from Brassica oleracea var. oleracea cultivar TO1000 chromosome C1, BOL, whole genome shotgun sequence. Protein-coding genes within it:
- the LOC106330599 gene encoding protein PHLOEM PROTEIN 2-LIKE A2, producing the protein MMEFDIQKYWIEGKAKKNCFMLYARDIAISLAEFQTNNNWSWFTDIDQTSSDARIEVAKLEWVAWLEVFGNFEMENLTPNSLYEVVFVVKLVDPAQGWEVPVNFKPVLPTGETKERQENMTMLGRNRWVEILAGEFRTSPEYIFGKIEFSMYEVKGGLWKSGLVVKGVANPRIKILNFVSLNNKIEYESYYDLCTSYK